CCAGGTTCGACGAGGCCAGAGGGTGCAGCCGCTCGTACAGGCGCTGGAAGTACGTCGCGTCGTCGGCTTCGTGTTCCACGCTGTAGTAGCCCTGTTCCAGCGTGACGAAGTAGGTGTCCACCCGTCCGTTGTTGGGGACGGCGTAAAGCAGCAGGTTCGACAGGGACCGGATGAGCAAGGGATAGCCCGCCCTGAGCACGTCCTCGGCGGGCCTGTCCGCTTCGGCCACGGAACAGACGAACGTGGCGCGGGCGCGGCGCCGGTAAGGTCGCGGCTTTTCAGTATCCACGAAGTTGAGCACGAGCCGAACGTCCCGCGAGGGCGGGTCCTCGTACACGTGGCCGCGGCGCTCCAGTTCCTGCCGGAGCCCCCGGGCCAGCCACTGCCGCACCTCCGACTGGGTATCACCAACGATGCTGAAGTTCATTTCCCCACCGGCACCCCTTCACCAGTCTTCGTCGAGATCGTCACCGCTGCTTGACGTGTCGCCGTCGAGGCCGTCGCCCCCGTCAAAGCCGTCATCGCCGCCATCGAGCCCGTCGTCACCGCCGAACCCGTCCCCACCCCAGCCTCCGCCGCCGAAGTCGGTCTCTTTGCCGCCGCTGTCCGAGCCGCCGGGCCCCGACCCGCCGGCGTCGGAGAGCGCCGAACGCAGGAGCATCACCCGGCCGAAGACCCTCGCCACGTCGCTCGACCCGCATGCCGGGCACGTGGGGGACAGCCCGGCCTCCTTCTCCGCGAGCGTGGCATACACATCGAAGCGCCGGCCGCAGCCGCTGCACCGGAACTCGTAAATCACGTCCAGCCACCCCTGACAGGACGCGCCCGCAAGGCCCTGTCCAGAATAGCCAACATTACCTTAACCGCCGGTACGGGATCTGGCAAGTTCCACGATGCCGGGACGCGAGAGCCTCCAGTCGCCCAGTTGCACCTCCACCCCCGGCCACTCCGGGCTGTGGGCCGTAATCACCTCGATTGTCTGGTCAGGCTTTGCCCCCACCAGAACCGTGTCCTCCGATTTGGTGCCCGTGATACTGGGGTTCCAGGCGAACGCCCCGGGGGCCTGGACCACCTGTACGCTGGACGGAGTCGCGAGAAACTCTCGCTCCGCGTACCCGACGGCGCCGCCCTGGTGGTGCAGCCGCCACTCGTCGGGAAAGC
The window above is part of the Bacillota bacterium genome. Proteins encoded here:
- a CDS encoding class II aldolase/adducin family protein, with the protein product MNFSIVGDTQSEVRQWLARGLRQELERRGHVYEDPPSRDVRLVLNFVDTEKPRPYRRRARATFVCSVAEADRPAEDVLRAGYPLLIRSLSNLLLYAVPNNGRVDTYFVTLEQGYYSVEHEADDATYFQRLYERLHPLASSNLVIDNLFETDLPEDLWGGDEAVEQIRRASRRLGELELLPAPFPIQEILPPEDFRHVQHLYGIGGLSYGNISARHDRSSFWMSASGVNKYRLDTVGQDILLVKGYDAHKNAMLLSVPPNVTP
- a CDS encoding zinc ribbon domain-containing protein: MIYEFRCSGCGRRFDVYATLAEKEAGLSPTCPACGSSDVARVFGRVMLLRSALSDAGGSGPGGSDSGGKETDFGGGGWGGDGFGGDDGLDGGDDGFDGGDGLDGDTSSSGDDLDEDW